One segment of Mycoplasmopsis glycophila DNA contains the following:
- a CDS encoding MSC_0620 family F1-like ATPase-associated subunit: MKKSKFHLFLGSFVTPVTVFPTVLTLSATGDNESSNTNNADGDNSNSQPTINPSFNTFGEVVDKITQERLSTIIDNQILEFRRKAQDLVQIASASSNEIIKAIYLQKVADYLEDNREAILENPLKYGFNIVYPKVLALNKEIYTATVHYKNQEYPSIKYGVTASYPTEEVFPNETEGGKVNTISLDYLTEKVYTYYDELNTEFADIFANKNDIPTLKSADENSNLGKINTSMSFDDSHQGVTISVPEGFDSWDEYIRSKVIQRFTSFDLLQNSNDDDIDQDDPFPPITSDQAPNDPLEESEFKFVPELKPIIKYEFFETYAQKLKNSANYEELVQESNSDISLFNDRFYFDNPIFTRYEYKIQSLAIEREGNNSVATPQLIVSVKIRDILNVAKTRLYKTTFEIPTDKKTSLSIESASNLMRETYKRFYKALGIGENIQIKNLGNKSLVTTTYNMIVAANNLLKPASEKDQFKKEYFNLVRLYKNANYELQGEERKTLLPQGNYKKELLNLFLGSLDRLTFNLENNNLNSKNNTGYGYFEYLIVTYKKLVVKLKEVIEQKRLSIIKSNFKNFGYDLAVLENGFKYLTDDLDLLSAIINSSSFNIEKKYDHYVLVLEQVQNTLINLSILTTADSLNPQDRVASGDNPSKKFEQAYEKIKITKPIAQKTKKTTTLQILGSIFSFIGLSTLISWILLKLSKIQKIKLSRRSSIILIVVSSLTFLLGITLIILSFIGGIL, encoded by the coding sequence ATGAAAAAATCTAAATTTCACTTATTTTTAGGTTCGTTTGTTACTCCTGTGACTGTTTTTCCAACTGTTTTAACTTTATCTGCCACAGGGGATAATGAATCGAGCAATACAAATAATGCAGATGGAGATAATTCCAACTCGCAACCTACGATTAACCCTTCGTTTAATACTTTTGGTGAAGTTGTAGATAAAATTACACAAGAGAGATTATCAACAATTATAGACAACCAAATTCTTGAATTCCGTCGTAAGGCGCAAGATTTAGTTCAAATTGCTTCTGCATCATCAAATGAAATTATTAAAGCTATTTATTTGCAAAAAGTAGCTGACTATTTAGAAGATAATCGTGAAGCAATTTTAGAAAACCCACTAAAGTATGGATTTAATATTGTTTATCCAAAAGTTTTAGCTTTAAATAAAGAAATTTATACAGCAACTGTTCATTACAAAAATCAAGAATACCCAAGTATTAAATATGGAGTTACAGCTTCATATCCTACTGAAGAAGTTTTTCCTAACGAAACAGAGGGTGGAAAAGTTAATACAATTTCACTTGATTACTTAACAGAAAAAGTTTATACATATTATGATGAATTAAACACTGAATTTGCTGACATTTTTGCTAATAAAAATGACATACCAACTTTAAAATCTGCTGATGAAAATTCTAATTTAGGAAAAATAAACACTTCAATGTCGTTTGATGATTCTCACCAAGGAGTTACAATTTCAGTTCCTGAAGGTTTCGACAGTTGAGATGAATATATTCGCTCAAAAGTAATTCAAAGATTCACTTCTTTTGATTTGCTTCAAAACTCAAATGATGATGATATTGATCAAGATGATCCTTTTCCACCAATTACAAGTGATCAAGCACCAAACGATCCTTTGGAAGAAAGTGAATTTAAATTTGTGCCTGAACTAAAACCAATTATTAAGTATGAATTTTTCGAAACTTATGCACAAAAACTTAAAAATAGTGCAAACTATGAAGAACTTGTGCAAGAAAGTAATTCTGACATTAGTTTATTTAATGATAGATTTTACTTTGATAACCCTATTTTCACAAGATATGAATATAAAATTCAATCTTTAGCAATTGAAAGGGAAGGGAATAATAGTGTAGCAACTCCACAGCTTATTGTGAGTGTCAAAATTAGAGATATTTTAAATGTAGCAAAAACTCGTCTTTATAAAACTACTTTTGAAATACCAACAGATAAAAAAACTTCATTAAGTATTGAATCAGCAAGCAATTTAATGCGTGAAACATATAAGAGATTTTACAAAGCGCTTGGAATTGGGGAAAATATTCAAATCAAGAATTTAGGTAATAAAAGTTTAGTAACAACAACTTACAATATGATTGTTGCTGCGAATAATCTTTTAAAACCAGCAAGCGAAAAAGATCAATTTAAAAAAGAATATTTTAATTTAGTTCGACTTTATAAAAATGCAAATTACGAATTACAAGGCGAAGAACGCAAAACTCTTTTACCACAAGGTAACTATAAAAAAGAATTGTTAAACCTTTTTTTAGGTTCTCTTGATCGACTCACTTTCAATCTTGAAAACAATAATTTAAACTCTAAAAATAATACAGGTTATGGTTATTTTGAATATTTAATTGTGACATATAAAAAACTTGTAGTTAAACTTAAAGAAGTGATTGAACAAAAAAGATTAAGCATTATCAAATCAAATTTTAAAAATTTTGGTTATGATCTTGCAGTTCTTGAAAATGGATTTAAATATCTTACTGATGATTTAGATCTTCTGAGTGCTATTATTAATTCAAGTAGTTTTAATATCGAGAAAAAATATGATCATTATGTTTTAGTGCTTGAACAAGTTCAAAATACATTAATTAATTTAAGTATTCTAACAACTGCAGATTCTTTAAATCCACAAGACCGTGTTGCAAGTGGCGACAATCCTAGCAAAAAATTTGAGCAAGCATATGAAAAAATCAAAATCACAAAACCAATTGCTCAAAAAACTAAAAAAACAACAACTTTACAAATTTTAGGTTCAATCTTTAGTTTTATTGGATTATCAACTTTAATTAGCTGAATCTTATTAAAATTATCAAAAATCCAAAAAATTAAATTAAGTAGAAGAAGTAGCATTATTTTGATTGTTGTATCTTCTTTAACATTCTTATTAGGAATAACTTTAATAATCCTAAGTTTCATCGGAGGAATTTTATAA
- a CDS encoding MSC_0621 family F1-like ATPase epsilon subunit, with protein MSKITLKLVSESFEIKKLKITKFEINNELKDYWVTFKPNSVASIRKGFFRLSGIKDQNENNATKYLILNNPFIIYSENEIELRYKGKLEFYVHEKMNKKTLKDKNSQLIHKKQQLQLIQSYEANNIYFFDTLEMLKLREEVFYETALLNFELVKECK; from the coding sequence ATGAGCAAAATCACATTAAAACTTGTTTCCGAATCTTTCGAAATCAAAAAACTCAAGATCACAAAATTTGAAATTAATAATGAATTAAAAGATTATTGAGTAACTTTTAAACCTAATTCTGTTGCAAGCATACGAAAAGGATTTTTCCGTTTAAGTGGTATTAAAGATCAAAACGAAAATAATGCTACCAAATATCTTATTTTAAACAATCCTTTTATTATTTATAGTGAAAACGAAATTGAACTGAGATACAAGGGAAAACTAGAGTTTTATGTTCATGAAAAAATGAATAAAAAAACTTTAAAAGATAAGAATTCGCAGCTTATTCATAAAAAACAACAACTTCAACTTATTCAATCGTATGAAGCTAATAACATTTATTTCTTTGATACATTAGAAATGTTAAAACTGAGAGAAGAAGTTTTTTATGAAACAGCTTTACTGAATTTTGAATTAGTAAAGGAGTGTAAATAA
- a CDS encoding MSC_0622 family F1-like ATPase gamma subunit, producing MHVKKIKEKLVSLSKLMKIVESKKNITLIDILKLSKKISIYYERAIQTKHVIESILENHNVDSPLLNSNKLLNNQFAVLKKLNNKHTNKTIWVYITEEEKYSTNSYFKQEKHLSSVFKEEDLIIAIGERAIRFAKSANYNILFSAQKNDVEILSTILPSLIENYYQTYGFHDLKFILNSSKIKNNHLDVLPMKNLNFNLNVKSLKFEKAIDVQKMKIYPDVKEFVEAELVGYLTYIFYTLLNESSLIYLKYKLVAQNQKINDLEKKYKQMNLHMLRGKRELEVEELSLLSKKKDLLHERKEK from the coding sequence ATGCACGTTAAAAAAATTAAAGAAAAATTAGTTAGTTTATCCAAATTAATGAAAATAGTTGAATCAAAGAAAAATATTACTTTGATTGATATTTTAAAGTTATCAAAAAAAATTAGCATTTACTATGAAAGAGCGATTCAAACCAAACATGTTATTGAATCTATTTTAGAAAATCATAATGTTGATTCACCATTATTAAATTCAAATAAACTATTAAACAATCAATTTGCAGTTTTAAAAAAATTAAACAATAAGCATACTAACAAAACAATTTGAGTTTATATCACAGAAGAAGAAAAATATTCTACAAACTCTTACTTTAAGCAAGAAAAACATCTTAGTTCTGTTTTTAAAGAAGAGGACCTAATTATCGCGATAGGTGAAAGAGCAATACGTTTTGCAAAAAGTGCAAATTACAATATTTTATTTAGTGCACAAAAAAACGATGTTGAAATTTTGTCGACAATTTTACCTTCACTTATTGAAAATTATTATCAAACATATGGTTTTCATGATTTAAAATTTATTCTTAACTCTTCCAAAATTAAAAACAATCATTTAGATGTTCTTCCTATGAAAAACTTAAATTTTAACCTCAATGTTAAAAGTCTTAAATTTGAAAAAGCAATTGATGTTCAAAAGATGAAAATCTATCCTGATGTTAAAGAGTTTGTGGAAGCAGAACTTGTTGGTTATTTAACGTATATTTTCTATACATTATTAAATGAGTCATCATTAATTTATCTTAAATACAAATTAGTAGCGCAAAACCAAAAAATCAATGATCTTGAAAAGAAATATAAACAAATGAACTTACATATGCTACGTGGAAAACGTGAATTAGAAGTTGAAGAGCTTTCGCTTTTAAGTAAAAAGAAAGACTTACTTCATGAAAGAAAGGAAAAATAG
- a CDS encoding MSC_0623 family F1-like ATPase-associated protein — protein MAIIKKKTKSMSNEQKIYQEKIFKNYHESKQSHFIPNESFINQVLLVANLSKKSSIWKTFYEKGYENFLANNEIQFQKFILGFERDLRFSLNNLVPNISQTPNSKILTFNFSKVENELEQDFLNKFNNILFDLLENGYHVEIFPNVILLFDKNLDKLTVLFSEEFLKDAR, from the coding sequence ATGGCAATTATCAAGAAAAAAACAAAATCAATGTCAAATGAACAAAAAATATATCAAGAGAAGATCTTTAAAAATTATCACGAATCAAAACAAAGTCATTTCATCCCAAATGAATCATTTATCAATCAAGTGTTACTTGTTGCAAACTTATCTAAAAAATCATCAATCTGAAAAACATTTTATGAAAAAGGTTATGAAAACTTCCTAGCTAACAATGAAATACAGTTCCAAAAATTTATTCTTGGTTTTGAGAGAGATTTACGTTTTAGTTTGAATAATTTGGTTCCTAATATTTCCCAAACACCTAACTCTAAAATCCTCACTTTTAACTTTTCAAAGGTTGAAAATGAATTGGAACAAGACTTTTTAAATAAATTTAACAATATTCTTTTTGATTTATTAGAAAATGGTTATCATGTTGAGATTTTTCCAAATGTTATTTTGCTTTTTGATAAAAATTTAGATAAACTTACAGTTTTATTTAGTGAAGAGTTTTTAAAAGATGCACGTTAA